CATGATCAGCCCGGACAGTTGCGGCGTGCTGATTCGCAGCCTGCCGCGCGGACTTCCGGCGGCATCGGACAACTCGGCCTCCGCCGCTTCGACTTCGCCGAGGATGCGCCGGCATCGTTCCAGGAACAACGCCCCTTCGGCCGTCAGCGTGATGCTGCGCGTGCTGCGGTGAAAAAGCCGCACGCCCAGCCGTTCCTCGGTGCGCGCAATGCTTTTGCCGACCGCTGACGACGATACGCCGAGCAGACGTCCCGCCTCGGTAAAGCTGCGGGTTTCCGCCACCTGAACAAACATCGACATCCCGCTGAGGCTGTCCATTGCCGTGTCCCAAGATGATTCAAATATCAACAGGCACCTGCCCCGCAACCCGTGCAGCGTTCGACACCCAGCCGCATCTCACCCGGCGGCGAACGACTCGATTGCGGACTAAATTGTCCTGGATATTCGGAACCTTAGCCTATTTTTCTTACGCAGGTCCGTCCATACACTCCTCCTCAAGGCTGAAAGCCCGCTGTTGATCGAACGTCACCAGCCGCTCAATCTCGAGGAAATCATGTCCAGACTTCATTCCGCAATCAAAGTCGGTCCTTACGAATTCGCCCACCGCGTGGTGCTGGCGCCGCTCACCCGCATGCGCGCCGAAGAAGGTGCCAAACCCGGTTCGTTGATGGCCGAGTACTATGCCCAGCGCACGTCGGAGGGCGGCTTCCTGATCGGCGAAGCCACCATCGCCGCACCCAACGGCAACGGCTACCTCGGTGCACCCGGCCTCTACGACGATAGCCAGATTGCGGGCTGGAAGCAGGTGACGAACGCCGTGCACGCCAAAGGCGGCCGCATCTTCCTGCAGCTGTATCACGCTGGGCGCCAGTCCAACAGGCAGCTGCAGCCGGGCGGCGTCCAGCCGGTGGCGCCGTCCGCCGTGCCGCATGGCGGCGTCGCTTACACCGAAGCGGGCTGGACTCCGAACACGCCGAGCCGCGCGCTGACCATCCCCGAGATCGCCGATCTGGTCGAAAGCTTCCGGACGGCCGCAATTCGCGGCAAGAAGGCCGGCTTCGACGGCGTCGAATTGCACGCCGCCAACGGCTACCTGTTCGATCAATTTCTGCAGGACGGCAGCAACAAACGCACCGACATCTATGGCGGTTCGTTCGAAAACCGTGCCCGCTTGCTGATGGAAGCCACCCAGGCTGTCATCTCGGTCTGGGGCAGCGACCGCGTGGCCGTGCGCCTCGGTCCGAGCGGCAGTTTTGGCGATATGTCCGATAGCAATCCCGAAGGTCTCTTCGCATACGTGGCGGCGGAACTCGCCAAACTGAACCTGGCCTACCTGCACCTGATCGAGCCGCGTGTGCAGGGCAACGTCGACGACGACAGCAAGGATCCGAACCCGGTCGCCGCGCAACTGATCCGCAAGCACTACAAGGGCATCATCATCGCCGCCGGCGGGTTCAAGGCCGATACCGCCGAAGCCGTCCTCCAGGCAGGCGACGCCGATCTGGTCGCATTCGGCCGCGACTTCATCGCCAACCCGGATCTGCCCGAACGTCTGCGCCTTGAGTTGCCGCTGAATCCGTACGACCGCCCCACTTTCTTCGGCGGCACCGATGTCGGCTATACCGACTATCCGTTCTATAGCAACGAGACGGTCGCAGCGTAAGCGGAGCACACGATGAACGCCACCACCCAACCTTCTTCTCTCGCACCGCTCTACTGGCTCGCACTGGGGACATTCGCCGTCGGCACCGAGAGCTTCATGATTGCCGGCCTGCTGCCCGACATTGCCAGGGATCTGCGTACCAGCATTGTTGCCACGGGACAGCTAGTCACGGTGTTTGCCTTAGCCTACGCACTCAGCTCGCCAATCCTGACGGCCCTGACTGGCGCGTTCCATCGACGCACGCTGATGATCCTGTCGCTCTCCGCCTTCACGGCGGCGAACATCATTGCCTGGGCCGCGCAGAACTATTGGGAATTGATGGCGGCCCGTATCCTGCTCGCGGCGGCGGCAGGTCTGTATGTGCCCGGCGCCAACGCGCTGGCCGGCGCCATCGCCGGTCCCGAACGGCGCGGTACGGCGCTCGCCATCGTCAACGGCGGCATCACGATCGCGGTTGCCTTCGGCGTGCCGTTGGGCGCGCTGGTCGGGGACCGGCTCGGCTGGCGCATGACCTTTGCAGGCGTCGCCGCCCTGTCCGCCGCGGCCACGGCAGGCTTGCTGCTCGGCCTGCCACGCAACATCGGCGCGGGATTGCCGGTTGCCACACTGCGCGAGCGTATCCATGTCGCGCGCCAGCCAGTCATCCTGATGACCTTGCTCGTCACCACGCTTTGGGCCATGGGCGCCTACACGATCTATACGTACCTCGCGCTGTTCGTTGCCAGGACCACGCCGTTGCATGGCGCACAAATCGGCTATGTGCTGTTCACCTGGGGCGTCGCGGCAGCCATTGGCGTGTTCATCGGCGGCAAGGCAGTGGACCGCCTCGGTCCAAGCCGCGTGATCATTCCCTGCCTGAGCGTGTCGATCCTGGCGTTCTCGCTCATGTCGGCAAGCGCGCACTGGTTGCCGACGACGTTGGCGCTGGTCCCCATCCTGATCGGTGTAGTGGGCTGGGGCGTTGCGCACTGGTCCTTCTACCCCGCGCAGCAAGCAGGGCTGATCCACCTCGCCGGGTTGCGAGGCACGCCCATTGCCCTGTCGCTGAACGCTTCGTTCATGTATCTCGGCTTTTCGCTCGGCGCCGCGCTCGGGTCCCTGATCTTGAGTTTCACCTCGGTGGACAACCTGGGCTGGACCGCCGCCGCGTGCGAAGTCGCGGCGCTGATCCTGACAGCAAGCATCGGCAGGCATCTGCTTCGGGGGCAAAAAGGGGCCGTGGCGGCCGCGTGAGCCATCGCTACTGAGCGGCGGGCGGCGCTGGTGCCGGTGTGGGGGCCGGACAGCGCCGGCGTGCGGTTGCCTTCAGGCGGACAGTGGGGTTCATCTTGTGCCCAGCCTGGAAACCGGCCCCACGTGCACAGACGAAACGTGTGCTCTCAAGGTAGACCCATCACGTAGCGAGCGTCTCGACTGAGCCTCCTAGCCATCGGTCGACAATTCGATCTGAACGGCAATGCGAGCACAGCGTCTTATTTTTTGATCGTTATTGATAACGATTCCCATTTACATTAACATGCCGATCTCTTTCATAACCCTTCGTTTACCGCTACAACCACCTTTCTGCGCTCTCGCAGGGGTCGGCAAGCGGTCTCCTGACACATGCGTTTTCTGCGAACTTCCGCGCTCCCGGGGCGTCACCGCCGTTTCGGCTTCGGCCTGCACCTGGCCTTCCTGATGTACGCAGCGTCGACGCATTCCGCCGTCGGTGCCTCGGCCGACATCAGCAGCGATTCGTCGGCCACAGAGAAAGAGTTGCCGGCGGTTTCCGTGCGCGCCGCGCCGACCGTCGAACCGACGGTGGGTTATCGCCCGCTCACCAGCGAAATATCCGGCGGCGGCGAGCGGAAAATCAGCGAGATTCCACAGTCCGTCGCGGTAGTCAGTTCGAGCGTGATGCAGGATCAGCAGGCGCAGAGCCTCGACGATGTCCTCGGCAACGTCAGCGGCATCACTCAGACCAACACGCTCGGCGGAACACGCGATGCATTCATCAAGCGCGGCTTCGGCTCGAACAACGACGGCTCGATCCTGGTCGACGGCATCCGTTCGCCGATCCTGCACAACTATCTGGCAACGATCGATCGTGTCGAAGTATTGAAGGGGCCGGCTTCGCTGCTGTACGGAATTCAGGAGCCGGGTGGCGTGATCAACCTGATCACGCGCAAACCGGAGGACGAACTACACGGCTCGGTCTCGGCGACCTACACCAGCCACCGCGGCAGCGGAACCAGCTTCGACCTCACCGGCCCGATCGGGCAACCGGGTCAGGTGGCCGGAGGAACGCTGGCCTTCCGGCTGACCGGCGAATACAACACGGCGCGTTACTGGCGCAGCTTCGGAAGGCAGCGCGACGCGCTAATCGCGCCGTCACTGTCGTGGCACGACGCCAACACCTCGGTCGATCTGAGCTACCAGTACGTCGACTACACAACGCCCTTCGACCGTGGGACAGTCCTCGTGAACGGCCATCTGAACGACGCGTTGCGCTACACCCGTTACGAAGAAGCATGGGCGCAGAGTTCCGGCGAGCAGGAAACGCTCCGGGCCAAGATCGAGCACCGGTTCTCCGATCAGTGGCGCATGCGGGCCACCTACGGCTGGAGCCGCGACCGCTACAATCAATATCTGACTCGTGCGACCGCGTTCAACAGCAAGACAGGCATCATGAGCCGCACATCGGATGCGAACCTTGGCCGCAACGATTCCGATGAGATCGCCACGGTCGGCGCGCTCGGCGATCTGAACCTCGCGGGCATGCGCCACGAAGTCTATGTGGGCGGCGAATACGAACGCCAGCGCTCCTTCCGCGGCGATACGATCCGCGGCAAGGCCGTGTCCGGGTTCGACCTGTACGACCCGGTCTACGGGAAGCTCGCGGCGGGCGGCACGCCGAGCGCGTCGCAAAGCGACAGCCTGTCGAAAGTCCATACGTACTCGCTGATTACGCAGGACACGGTCCACCTGACCGACCGCCTGATCGCCTCCGCCGGCGTGCGCTGGGAAAACTGGCAGCAACTGTCCGGCGTCGGGCGCCCCTTCGTCGTCGCCGATCACTCGCACGGACAAGTGTGGCTGCCGCAGTTCGGGCTGGTGTACAGGCTCACCCCCGCGTTGTCCGCCTATGCGAATTTCAGCAAGTCGTTCGTGCCGAACGTCGCCACGGAGGTCAGCGAGCCCCTCGCGCCCGAGCGCGGCCGGGTCTACGAGGCCGGGTTGAAGTTCGAAGCAAAACCCGGCATTACAGGCACGCTCGCGATCTATCAGATCGACAAGCAAAATGTCGCGGTCACCGTCGGCGATACGACGTCGACGATCGGCAGCGCGCGTTCACGCGGGATCGAACTCGATGTCGCCGGTCAGCTGACACGGCATATCAGCATGATTGCGAGTTATGCCTACACGGATGCCATCGACCGCGAAGACGGCACGCGTCTCGCGAATGCGGCGCGCCATACCGGCAGCGTGTTCGCCGTGTACGACACGATGCTGCCCTATCTGCCGGGGCAATGGCGTTTCGGCGGCGGTGCGCGGCTGGTCGGAAAGCGGCCCGGCGATACGGCAAACAGCTTCACGCTGCCGGGCTACGTCGTCGCCGATCTGTTCGCCGCCTACGAAACGAAGATAGGCAGGATTCCGACGCGCGTGCAACTCAACGTGAAGAACGTCTTCGACAAGACGTACTACCCGTCGAGCAACAGCAATCTGATCATTGCGGTCGGCGAGGCGCGGCTGGTGATGCTCAATACCACGTTCTCGTTCTGATGAACCCGGATAGACGGCGAATGGCTTCTGCCGCCTTTGGCGTGGTCATTCGTGTTTGACGCTCACCTGGCGAGATGTGGCTGAACGCGGTCGGCCGTCGAAATATTCCGCGCGACGAAAACGTCACCGGGAGCGCGAGTGCGTGTAAATTCGAATCCAGTGGTTTCCGACCCGCCACTGGTCTTCGAATCGGTCGTCATCGGCGTTGGTCTTATGGACTTACAGGAGCCGGTATGAGCACGAAGCACAACAAAAAAGAACATCTTGAAGCCGCGGCGTCACATCACGAGCAGGCCGCGCGATATCACCGCGGTGCGTCGCGGCATTTCGAGTCGGGGAAAGACTATGCCCACGCCGCACACCAGGCAATGATGGCGCATGGCCACACCTTGCAAGCGATCGATCAGGCACACGACGCCGGCGCGCACAGCGCCAACACGCCGCCGGTTACACCTGCGTCGACCGGCGCCGGCGCTGACAACACAAACGCGGCAAAACATCACGCGATGGCGGCTGAGCTTCACGATCAGGCGGCGCAGCATATGCGCCACGCGGTGAAGCTCTTCGATCAGGACCGCAGCGCTGTCGCCCACGACGCACAGCTAGCGCTCTCCCTTGCATTGCGCGCTTTGTCCCACGGCAACGAAGCCGCCAGGCTATTCGTGAAGCTCGCTCCCGCGGAAACTTCGTGAGTGATGTCGACTGTCTCGGCAGCGGCACCGGCACCGACCCGCGGCCGGTTGCCGCGTCGAGCGGTTATACGGCCGCAGGCCGGCCGTCAGCAGCCGCGCGCCGTGCGCGCGGCTGAATCCTGCGTTGTTCTCAGGACTACGCTTTTCGGTCCAGCAAATCTGCGGCGACGGACTTCGCATGCGCGACAGCCTCGTGCGCGTCCGGGAATACGCCGAGCTGTTCCCAATGTTCTTCGACCGCGTATGTTCCCTTCACACCGAGTGCCCGTTGTACGCGCAATTGCGCCGCGTACCTGCCGTCCTCCAGGGGGCGAGCGGTTGCTATCACTTTGTGCGGAAGATCGGCTCTCTCCGGCTGAGTCAACTCGACAGGACCGCCCGGCTCGCCGATATCGGTGAGCGCATTCCTCGTTTTGCAGTCTGGGCAGTAGAAACACCACCCGGCGTCCTCGTGAATGGATCTAACCTGCCCGCGGGCCAGCACGGCGCGACATTCAACGTTTTCGCAGATGAACGGCATAGCAGTCTCCGGAGTTGTTTGCGGGAAATCCTAGCATGACCGGCGACGGCCAACCATCGGCATTGTCGCCGTGCCTGTTCTGCGCGCTAGCCGCACCCTAGGCTGTGCACATCCGAAGTCTCGTCATCTAACCGCGACCGAGACAAAACTGCGCGCGTGGTTGCGCTGGATCAGCACGGCCACCTGCTTCCCTGCCTTGGCTTCCAGCGCGGTCACGTCCGCCTGCGTTTCGACGAGTGTGTCATTGAGCGACAAAACGATATCGCCTGGCTGGATGCCGGCGCTTGCCGCCGGCCCGTCGACACCGTCCACCATCAGGCCAACGGCCAGGTCGCTCGCGCGCCGCTCCTCCTCATTCAGCGGATGCATGCGCAAACCCAGGCGATCCCCTGGGCCGCCTTCGGCGGGTCGAGCTTTGGGGCTTTCCGCGGACGCGCCGACCATCACTGTGAGTGTCATCGGCCTTCGATTGCGGATTAGCTTGAGTGTGGTTTTCGTCCCGGGCGGCAAAGCCGCCGCATTCTCGCCAAGTTCGGCGGCGCGATCAATCGGCTTGTCGCCGATCCGGACGATCACGTCGCCTGGCTTCAGGCCGCTCGCGGCGGCCGTTGTGCCGGGCGCGACGGAATTGACCAGCGCACCTGCCGGTCGCGGCAAGCCAAAGGCCACGGCCAGACCGGGGCCGACGTCCTGTACGTCCACGCCAAGACCGCCCGGCGAGGTCGCTGGCGCAGCTTGCAGCTGCGATCGCACCTTGGCCGCCATGTTGATCGGGATGGCGAGGGTCAGGCTGGGGGACCTGTCCGCGTCCGCGTAAATCTGTACGTCGATGCCGACTACCTCGCCGGCACGGTTGAACAGCGGGCCGCCCGAATTGTCCGTGTTGGCGACGATATCGGTTTGGAAAAAGGGGAAACTGCTCCCGTCCTGGAGCGTGCGGGACGTGGCGCTGACAATGCCGGCGGCAACGGTATTCGCAAAGCTGTCGGGCGAGCCGATCGCCAGCACCGATTCACCGATGCGCACCCGCGACGAATCGCCAAGCTTGACCGTCGGCAGCTTCGTGGCATCGATCTGAAGCACCGCCACGTCGCTCTGGGTGTCGACCGCCAGGACCTTTGCCTTGAACTCGCGTCGATCGGTGAGTCGGACCGTTACTTCTTCGGCCTGATCCACCACGTGAGCGGTGGTCAGAATGATGCCGTCCGGACTGACGATAAAACCCGAGCCCGTACCCGTGATGGCGCGTGCCGCCCCGTCTTGAGACGCCTGTGATTTCGGCGTCACATGCTTAACGAAGGCAAGAAGGGGATCGTCGGAATCGATTACCGCGGGAGCGGGTGCCGACGACGACTGCTCGGCGGCTGTCGCGCTGATATTCACGACAGCAGGCCCGTATCGCTCCACGATGGTCGGAAAGTCAATCGATGCCGAAGCGCCGGCCGGTGGAACCCGCTTCTCCTTCACAGGCGGCGGAGCGACTGCCGCGGCATTCGCAGTCGGATGCAGACACAGATAGCCGGACAGAAACGCCGTTGTCAGGGCAGCGTGCAGCAAGGTGCGCGCAAGAGTCGGTGCAAACACAGTGCACCTCCATGGAGATCGTCATGCCAGGGCCAGGCGCGTGGTCAATGGGCCGATCGATACGCGAACGCATCGAATGCACCGGTACGACAATGCGCGACCTTCGCCTACTAGAATTTATAGCGGAGAGGCGGGGGAATTGCAGCGAGTGCAAATCCTGGTGTGCGGCTGCCCGCACATAGAGTCGCGGCAACGCCGCGACTCGCCTTGATATGCGTGCCGGATATTCGATTTGCGTGGCGGAGGGAAGTCAGGCGGCGACGTGCGCCGCCTGCCACCTAGAACGTCTGGCGGATACCCACTCGAACGAGTGTTTGCACATTGGTCGCCGACGAAATTCCGTTCCCCACGTCGCCGACCGAGGCCGTCGCGTCGACCGTATTGCCGAACGCATCGAGCGTTTTGCCGCTCGCCCTCTGGTAACCGACCAGTCCGTAAAGTGCCGTGCGCCTGGACAGGAAGTAATACGACGCAAGGTTGAACTGGTTGTACTTCGGAGCCGACGCGCCTTTGATGGAACTGCCCTGCGTGTAGTCGTAACCTGCGGCGACGCGCAGCGCCGGCGTCGCCTGCCAGGACACTGTCGCGCCCGCCGAGTTGAACGTCTCCTTGCCGGAGAACAACGAGAAGCTGCCGGCCTGGTATTGCGTGTTGCTGTACGACACGCCGAGCGTCACCGAGCCGATCTGGTACGTGCTTGCCGCCGCAATAATCTGCTGGCTCCTTGCCGACGCAAAGCCCTCATTGATCGACGAAGCGAACGTGCCGTCATACGCGCTGGTCCAGGCGCCGCCATTGGCCCCGTAGGCGTTGGTCGCTTGCATGTAGGCCGCACCGATGGCGAACGGACCACGGGTGTATTGGCCGCCCACGCTCCACGTGCTCTGGTTCTTGACGCTGCCCGCCTGACCGCCGAAGCCGTACAGCGCGCCGAACTGAAGCCCCGAAAATACCGGGCTCGTGTACTTGATCGAGTTGTTCTCGCGCGACTGATTGTCGATGTTATCCAGATCGCCGGGGTGCGCGCCCATGCCCGTCAGGAAGGTCCCCGCGCTGATGCTGCCGACGAAGTCGACGATCGGATCGTACTGGCGGCCCAGCGTGAGCTTGCCGAGCTTCGTGCTCGACAACCCCATCCAGGCCTGACGGCCGAACTCGCGGCCGCCCTGGCCGAGCTGCCCCGTGCCGATGTTAAAACCGTTCTCCAGCTGGAACACCGCCGACAGGCCGTCACCCAGGTCTTCGTTGCCCTTCAGCCCCCAGCGGTCGCCGGACCACGTGCCGCTCGCAAATGCATAGTTCGATGCATTGCTGTAGACGGCCGGCTTGCCCGACGCACCCTTGGTCTGCAGGACGCGTTGGCCGCTCGTATAGCCAAGGCCTGCGTCGACAATCCCGTAGAGGGTCACGCTGCTCTGGGCGTGCGCGGTAATCGACAGGCTGCTCAATGCGAGCAAGGTCGCGGTGGTTTTTTTAAACATGATAAGGATGCCTATTTTTTAGAGAGAAGTGACCAACTAATCCGAATACCTGCTACAGCATTGCCACGGGCGCGAGCCGGTCGCTCGCACCCGTATTCCGTTTCAGTCCTTCGCTGTCTGTGTCTGCCTCGCGGTGACAAGCCAGTTCGCCACGCGGGCAACGAGCGTATCGACATCGTCGAACACCTCGGCCCCCAGTACCGACGGTGCGCCCAACAGGGTGAAGACCGGCTTGTTCCACTGCAGGCCAAGCGCCATCTCCGAGAGCGTGCCCAGCCCGCCTCCTATCGCGACGAGACAGAGCGAAGCCCGCGCGATCAACGCATTTCGCGTGATACCCAGTCCGGTTGGCAGCGCCACGGTAAGAAACGGGTTGGCCTCGTTCGCATCGTCCTCGGGCAGCAGGCCGATCACGATGCCGCCCGCGCGTGTCGCGCCGAGCGCGGCCGCCTCCATCACCCCGCCTTTGCCGCCGCAGAGAATCGTCATGCCGGTGCCGGCCAATGCGTAGGCCAGGTTTCTCGCCGCCTGCAGTTGTTCCGGTGTGGCTTCTCTTGGACCGATCAGGCCGACCGGCATCGCATGCCGCAGTGGCCCCGCCTGGTGGACCGCCAGTTTCTGCAGCGCCAGATACGCGGCGTTGGACCATTCAGTGTCGTCGTTGCCGTGCAAGGCATTCTCCTAGTGCCAGAACGCACGTGCAGACCGCCATCAACACCAGCGAAAGCGCGGCTGCCTGCGGAAAATCCGTCTGTCCGTCTGAAAGTTTCAGGTACATCAGTAGCGGCAGGATATTGATCTGCGTCCCGGCGAGCGCGAGCGCGGTACCGTAGGTTCCCAGTGCAATCGACGTGACGAGGCACCAGGCCGCGGCGATCGACGGCCACAGTTCCCGCAACGCCACATCGAAGAGCGCCCGCAGCGGCGAAGCGCCCAGCGTCAGCGCGGCTTCGATCGGACGGCGGTCCAGGTTGGCGATCGCCGGATAAAGCATCAGCGCCACGCGTGGAATCAGGTAGTACGCGTAGGCCGCGACCAGACCCGCCGTCGTATAGATCAGCGCCCCGACCGTGGCCGGGTCGGCGCCGAGGCGAGCGAAGAGGCTCGTCACGAAACCGGCGCGGCCGAAGGCGAGAATGAACCCGTACGCAATCACCAGACCCGAAAACGCCAACGGCACACCGAGCAGCGCGAGCAACCAGCCGCGCCGCTGCGGCGGTTGTCCGGCCAGCACCATCGCCAGCGGCAGCCCCACCGCCAGCGACACGGTGCCGGCGGCAAGCGCCAGCGCGAGCGAGTGACCGAGCGCGCTGACCACCAGCGGATCGTGAGCCAGGCGCACGAAGGCCGCGCCGTTCCCCTCGGCCGCCGAGACCAGCAGTGCGCCGAGCGGCAACACAAAGAACACGGCGAGGAGCAGGCCCGCCGGAGCCGCGCCGAAACGGCGCGCGAGTCCTTCGTTCATCGAGGAAATTCCCATCGCCGCCCCTTATTTCGCGAGCGCGGCCTGCGCCCACAACTGGTCGACTTCCGCCTTCTTCGCCGCGGCCTTGACCACGTCGAGCGGATGCATCTGCGGCACGTCGGGCATCTTCGCGCGAATGTCCGCCGAGAGCTGCACGTCCGGCACCGCGGGACGCACGTAGCCTTGCGCGAACAGCGCCTGGCCGACGTCGCTCATGACCAGGTTCAACCAGAGACGCGCCGCGTTCGGATTCGGGCCGTCCTTCACGAGACTGATGGCATACGGCGCGGAAACCGTCGCTTCCTTCGGGATCACCACCTCGACGGCGTCGCCCATGCCGTCGGCGTACTTCGCTTTGAGGCCGTCGTTTTCGTAGCCGATCAGGATCGGAATCTCACCCTTGACGAACTTCGCGTACGGGGTGGTGCCTTCGACGCGCATCACGTTGCCCGCTTCGCGCAACTTGCCGAAAAACTCCGCGCCCGGTTTCGGATTGTCGACGCTGCCGCCGAACGCATAGGCCGCGGCGAAGACCGCGACCTGCCCCTGTCCGGTCGAACGCGGGTCCAGATAGACCACCGAGTTCCGGTACTCAGGCTTGAGCAGATCAGCCCAGCCGTGCGGAACGTCCTTGACGAGCTTGCGGTTGACCAGCAAGGCAATGTTCAGCGAATGAACCGTGAACCAGCGGCCGTCGCGCTCGCGAAACACCGGCGGCAGCTTGTCGAAATTGAGCGGCTTGAACGGCGCCACCACGTCCTTGTTGACGGCGTCCAGCGCGGACGCGGCAAAATAGTACGCGGTGTCGGCCTGCGGACGCCGCCGCGACTTGTCCAGCGCCACCACGGTCGCAGCCGAGCCGATGTCGTTGTACGTGATCTCGACTTTCGGATAGCGCTTTCTGAACTCGGCGAACAGCGCCTTCCAGTTGGCCCATTCGGGACCGGTGTCGAACGACACGACAAGCCCCTCGTCCGCCGCCTTCGCGTACAACGCGTCTTCTCCGGGGTAAAGCGGTGCGTCTGGCGCGGCATGAGCGCCAGATGCGGCAGTCAGTATCGACAATGCACAAACGACTCCGGCGACACGGCGGACTCGCGACAAAAGACTAAGTCCTGCAAGCATTCTGGTTCTCCGTCAAACAGGGATGAATTAGCGAAACTGACTGGTTTGCGCGGGCAGCACGCGCAAATGTTCGGGGTCGATGGCAATGGCGTGTTCGGCAAGACGGCGCCCTTCGCACAGAAGCGGTTTCTGGGTGGCCTCCGGAACGAAGTCGTAGCGGCACGTCGCCCCGAAGTAGCGCACCTCGGCGCGGCGGCCGGCGAGCCGGTTGACCGCGCTCGCCGGCGGATCGGGCTGCACGTGCTCGGGACGAAGCAGGACCTCGACCTGGTCGCCAGGACGGAAAGCACGGGTGTCGGCGGCCAGCAGCGCAAAGGAAACGTCGACCGTGCCGTTCGCGATCACGCGTCCCGGCATCACGCTCGAATGCCCGACGAAGCGCGCGACCTGGGTCGATACCGGCTGGTCATAGAGACGCTCGGGCGTATCCACCTGCAAGACACGCCCGCCGTCGACCACGGCGACGCGGTCCGCAAGGCTCAACGCTTCGTCCTGATCGTGCGTGACCAGCAGGGTGGTGGCGCCGCATGCGCGTTGCAGCGTGCGAATCTCGTCGCGCAGCTGCTGGCGGATGCCTGCGTCTAGCGCCGCAAGCGGTTCGTCGAGCAGCAGCACCTTCGGTTCGAAGGCCAGCGCACGAGCCAGCGCGACGCGCTGCTGCTGCCCGCCCGACAGCAAGGTCGTGCGCCGCCCGGCGTGTTCGGCAAGACCGACCCGTTCGAGCATCTCGAGCGCGCGAGCCCGGCGTTTCGCGGCGTCGATGCCGCGCATTCGCAGCCCGTAGGCCACGTTGTCCAGCACGTTCAGATGCGGGAAAAGCGCGTATTGCTGGAACACCATGCCGACCTCGCGGCGCCACACCGGCACGCCCGCCACGTCGCGCCCGTCGATCGCAATCCGTCCTCGATAGCCGTCCAGCAGGCCCGCGGTGAGCCGCAGGATCGTCGACTTGCCGGAACCGCTTCGGCCCATCACGGCGAGCAGCTCGCCCGGCGTGACCGACAGCGTGACGGCTTCGATGCCGTGTTGCGCGCCGGGATAGGTAAAGCTCACGTTGTCGAAATGGAGGCTCATCGTTTCACTTCAGTCGTTGAACAGTGTTGATCGATACCAGGGTCGCGATCACCGCGAGGCACAGCAGCACCACGGTGGCGGCGCACGCCATGCCGGTCGCGCCGTA
This genomic stretch from Paraburkholderia caffeinilytica harbors:
- a CDS encoding TIGR00725 family protein, coding for MPVGLIGPREATPEQLQAARNLAYALAGTGMTILCGGKGGVMEAAALGATRAGGIVIGLLPEDDANEANPFLTVALPTGLGITRNALIARASLCLVAIGGGLGTLSEMALGLQWNKPVFTLLGAPSVLGAEVFDDVDTLVARVANWLVTARQTQTAKD
- a CDS encoding ABC transporter ATP-binding protein; this encodes MSLHFDNVSFTYPGAQHGIEAVTLSVTPGELLAVMGRSGSGKSTILRLTAGLLDGYRGRIAIDGRDVAGVPVWRREVGMVFQQYALFPHLNVLDNVAYGLRMRGIDAAKRRARALEMLERVGLAEHAGRRTTLLSGGQQQRVALARALAFEPKVLLLDEPLAALDAGIRQQLRDEIRTLQRACGATTLLVTHDQDEALSLADRVAVVDGGRVLQVDTPERLYDQPVSTQVARFVGHSSVMPGRVIANGTVDVSFALLAADTRAFRPGDQVEVLLRPEHVQPDPPASAVNRLAGRRAEVRYFGATCRYDFVPEATQKPLLCEGRRLAEHAIAIDPEHLRVLPAQTSQFR
- a CDS encoding ABC transporter permease, translating into MGISSMNEGLARRFGAAPAGLLLAVFFVLPLGALLVSAAEGNGAAFVRLAHDPLVVSALGHSLALALAAGTVSLAVGLPLAMVLAGQPPQRRGWLLALLGVPLAFSGLVIAYGFILAFGRAGFVTSLFARLGADPATVGALIYTTAGLVAAYAYYLIPRVALMLYPAIANLDRRPIEAALTLGASPLRALFDVALRELWPSIAAAWCLVTSIALGTYGTALALAGTQINILPLLMYLKLSDGQTDFPQAAALSLVLMAVCTCVLALGECLARQRRH
- a CDS encoding extracellular solute-binding protein; this translates as MLAGLSLLSRVRRVAGVVCALSILTAASGAHAAPDAPLYPGEDALYAKAADEGLVVSFDTGPEWANWKALFAEFRKRYPKVEITYNDIGSAATVVALDKSRRRPQADTAYYFAASALDAVNKDVVAPFKPLNFDKLPPVFRERDGRWFTVHSLNIALLVNRKLVKDVPHGWADLLKPEYRNSVVYLDPRSTGQGQVAVFAAAYAFGGSVDNPKPGAEFFGKLREAGNVMRVEGTTPYAKFVKGEIPILIGYENDGLKAKYADGMGDAVEVVIPKEATVSAPYAISLVKDGPNPNAARLWLNLVMSDVGQALFAQGYVRPAVPDVQLSADIRAKMPDVPQMHPLDVVKAAAKKAEVDQLWAQAALAK